Genomic window (Thiosulfatimonas sediminis):
TGGTAGCGCACCTGTTTTGGGTACAGGTGGTCGGGGGTTCAAATCCCTCTACTCCGACCATTTAAGTCTTAATTATTGAGACTTAAATAAAGGCAAGATAAGTATGTGGTTCACTATGCGCCCATAGCACAACTGGATAGTGCATCGCCCTTCTAAGGCGAGGGTTGTGGGTTCGAATCCTACTGGGCGCGCCATTTTCGGTGTGTCACGTAAAATTTATTATGGCGGATGTAGCTCAGTTGGTAGAGCCCAGGATTGTGATTCCTGTTGTCGCGGGTTCGATCCCCGTCATTCGCCCCAAATTCTTCATGCTTGAGTCTTTCGGGCATCTTTGAAAGTTAAGTAAAATCATCAGAATACACTTAACTTTTCTATTTCGGAGTATAGCGCAGCCTGGTAGCGCACCTGTTTTGGGTACAGGTGGTCGGGGGTTCAAATCCCTCTACTCCGACCATTTATTTTCTTCCCTCGTGTTAATTCTCTTATTTCTTGTTCTCAGTTAGTTTTTCCGGAAAAAATTCTTTTAGTATAAAAATATCCCTTAATTGCTGGCTATTTTGCGCTATGGGTTCCTTGTTTTCTTAAATATGCGCTTCTTGTCCATCAGGCTTTCGCTTGATTGTGCTTTTGGTATTGCAATGGCGATTTTACCGAATACATTCGATTAGATTAAATCGAGGTTTTGTGTAAGGATTGATGCTGGATATGAGCTTGATGTTAGGAGTGCACCGAACAACTCCTAGTGGGCGAGATTTGCAAAGATTGTCTTGGCCATGTGTTGCAATCGCGGCCTAGAATTTCTTATTTTCACTTCTTCGCAATAACTCGTGAGGGCTTATCTGGTGATTTCTTAGCTTGCGTTTTAAGGGTTAATGAATAAATGAATATCGTAACGAATTGTTTTATCCGGCCTTTAGTTTCGCAAGAGACCTGTGGTGATTTTATGAAAATGTTGCCCGGTAAGCGGCGTATTCATTTTATTGTGGGTGATGTTTCAGGGCATGGCTCACCGCTTGTCTATGCGATTGCGCGTGAAGTTGAACAGTGTTTTGAGCAGTGTTATCGGCAGCCGTTAGCGCAACAATACGCGCAGATTGCGGAATTGGGTTCAGTGGCTAAGTATGGGATGACGTTGTGTTTGGGTTTTTTCGATCTTGAGCGCCAAGCGCTATTTTATCTGGCGGTCGGTAATTTGAGGTTATGTCGATTAAACGAGCAGCAAAAAATAGATTTACCTGTTACAGAAGGGGTGGTTGGTATTTTTGTACCGAGTGAGATCCAAGAGCAGATTTTGCCTTTGCAAGCGGGGGATCGAGTTTTGGTGACTTCCGATGGTGTATCGCAACAGGCGTTGTCGCTGTTCACGGCAGAGCAGTCTGTCGAAACATTGAAAACACAATTTTTAGACGATTCAATCACTAAACAGGATGACGCGATTTGCGTCTGTTTTGATATTGTTTTTGAGTAAGGTTGTAAACCAATCATAAAAATCCGCATAGAGCGCGGATTTTTACATCTGTTTCGAATAGTAAAGCGTTAGTCGAAATTAATTTTTTGAAAAGGTAAAGTAGTTTACGTCTTCAGCTAAATCTCGCGCTTGATAGGAAATCTCGTTCGCCGATTGGGTGTTTTCTGCAACTAAACTAAGGTTTTGTTGCATGACGTTCTGAACATCACTGACCCCTTGGTAGGCTTTTTCGGTTTCAATCGCTTGCGAGTTGGCGGATTCAGAGATGCTTTCGATTTTTTCGCCGACCGAGTCAATCAGTTTACTGATTTCGTTGAGCATCTCACCAGACGCATGGGCTAATTTACTGCCTTGGTCAACACGCTGCGTAGTTTCATCAATGAGCGTGCGAATCTCTTTGGCTGCATCCGCAGATTTTTGCGCTAGGGCGCGCACTTCGCCGGCAACGACAGCAAAACCGCGACCATGTTCTCCAGCACGTGCTGCTTCAACCGCGGCGTTTAACGCCAAAAGGTTGGTTTGGAAAGCGATGCTGTCTATCAAGGTGACAATCTCGGTGATTTTATTACTGGATTCTTGGATGCTGGCCATGGCGGCAACCGTTTCGCTCATTACTTGCACCCCTTGACTGGTGCGCGATTGCACTTCTTTAGTCGTGGTGGCGGTGTTTCTGGCTTCATGAGAGCCTGAACGGATCATGGTTGTCGCTGTCTTGAGGGTTGAAAAGGCATTTTCTAATTGACTTGAGCTGAATTGAACTTGTTGATCAAGGCTTTCAGAGCCACTCGCAATAATGTTGGATTGTTGTAAAAAGTTTTGTGCACTGGTGCTCACTTTCGAAATAACATGGCTCAATTTTTGTCCCATGCTTTGCAAGCTTTTGCTGAGCATTTCGATATTATTGTCATAAAGCGACGGTGTGTCGGATTTATGCGAGCGCATTTGCGCGGACAGATCGCCGGAGGCCATGCGGTCAATGACTTCGGTGGCATCGTGAATAACTTGGTCGAGCATTTTTGTATTTGGATTATTACCGATGTCTGAGGCGTACTTGATGATGCGCACGACATTACCGTCGATGTCAAAAATTGGGTTGTAGCTTGCCTCAAGCCAAACTTCATTGCCTTGTTTGTCGATTCTACGGAAGGTTCCTGCCACGGGGGTTCCTTTGCCTAATTTTTCCCAAAAGACGCGGTATTCTGAAGATTGCACATAATCTGCACGAACAAATTTTTTGTGGTGCGCGCCGACAATTTCGTCAAGCGTATAGTGCATGGTTTTTAAAAAGTTTTGGTTGGCGTTGAGAATTTTGCCGGTCACATCAAACTCAATCACCGCCATAACTTTATTGATAGCCGTTAACTGCGCGCGGACATCTAATTCGCCCTGTACTTTCTCCGTAATGTCGGTAGCAAACTTGACGATTTTTTCAACTTTGCCTTCGGCATTAAAAATCGGATTGTAACTGGCTTCCAGCCAAATGGTTTTTCCTGATTTAGATTTTCGTTTGAAGCGATCGGAGTTGTTATTCCCTGCTTTCAACATCCGCCAAAAATTTTGGTAGTTTGCGCTGGCCGCATCAATTTCATGTAAAAACATCCGATGGTGCTTGCCAACAATTTCATTCAAACCGTAACCAACGACGTTCAAAAAATTTTCATTTGCAGTAAGAATATGGCCGTCAGTGTCAAACTCGATTACCCCCATGACTTTGTTCAAAGCGTCAACGGTACGCTCTAAGATCACTTTTTCTTGCTGTAGCGAATTCAGTTCGCTCTTTAGGTGCGAGTTAAACATGGCAACATCCTTAACGGTAATTGATCGGTTGGAAGTGTGGCAGTCAAAATTCTTGACTTGGAATGATATTACCTGAATTTTGCTATTGCTTTTTAGAAAAACAGGTAAAGTATGTCAAGAAAAAGGTAATTACTTGATTAGGATTTGCTGCACATTCAACGAGCCGAAATTCTTTAGTGTTGCGTAAAAGTACTTAAGTATATGCCCCGCTATTCATGCTCAACTGACATAAGTAAATTGACTCATATGCAAGCTGTAAAAAAACATCAACATAAAATTTTAATTGTTGAAGATGAACCGATTTTCGTGAATATCATCAGCGAATTTATTGGTTCTTGTGGTTATGATTTTGACACCGCGGCTAACGGTAAACAAGCATTAGAGATGCTTTTAGCGCAACCGGTTGAGACCTATAGTGCGATTCTTTCCGATATTGAAATGCCGACGATGTCAGGTTTAGAGCTGCTCAAAGAGGTTAAATCCTTAGCCAGTTTTGCGCATATTCCTTTTGTTTTACAGACATCGCATACCGATTCTGACATGATTAGACGTGGTATTGAAGGCGGCGCTTATTATTACCTAACTAAACCACTGCAGCCCAAAGTGGTTTGTCAGATCATTAATGCAGCGATATTGGATTTTGGCAAGCATCAGGCTTTGGTCTCAAAAATTGAAAATTATAAGAGTGGTCTCGATTTGTTACAGAGCGCTCGTTTTACACTTAAAACGCCTGAGCAGGCAAAACACTTGGCTGTGAGCTTATGTCACCTGTCTGCGCAGCCGGTAAAAACTTCTATGGGGGTTTATGAGTT
Coding sequences:
- a CDS encoding SpoIIE family protein phosphatase; this encodes MNIVTNCFIRPLVSQETCGDFMKMLPGKRRIHFIVGDVSGHGSPLVYAIAREVEQCFEQCYRQPLAQQYAQIAELGSVAKYGMTLCLGFFDLERQALFYLAVGNLRLCRLNEQQKIDLPVTEGVVGIFVPSEIQEQILPLQAGDRVLVTSDGVSQQALSLFTAEQSVETLKTQFLDDSITKQDDAICVCFDIVFE
- a CDS encoding methyl-accepting chemotaxis protein, whose product is MFNSHLKSELNSLQQEKVILERTVDALNKVMGVIEFDTDGHILTANENFLNVVGYGLNEIVGKHHRMFLHEIDAASANYQNFWRMLKAGNNNSDRFKRKSKSGKTIWLEASYNPIFNAEGKVEKIVKFATDITEKVQGELDVRAQLTAINKVMAVIEFDVTGKILNANQNFLKTMHYTLDEIVGAHHKKFVRADYVQSSEYRVFWEKLGKGTPVAGTFRRIDKQGNEVWLEASYNPIFDIDGNVVRIIKYASDIGNNPNTKMLDQVIHDATEVIDRMASGDLSAQMRSHKSDTPSLYDNNIEMLSKSLQSMGQKLSHVISKVSTSAQNFLQQSNIIASGSESLDQQVQFSSSQLENAFSTLKTATTMIRSGSHEARNTATTTKEVQSRTSQGVQVMSETVAAMASIQESSNKITEIVTLIDSIAFQTNLLALNAAVEAARAGEHGRGFAVVAGEVRALAQKSADAAKEIRTLIDETTQRVDQGSKLAHASGEMLNEISKLIDSVGEKIESISESANSQAIETEKAYQGVSDVQNVMQQNLSLVAENTQSANEISYQARDLAEDVNYFTFSKN
- a CDS encoding response regulator; this encodes MQAVKKHQHKILIVEDEPIFVNIISEFIGSCGYDFDTAANGKQALEMLLAQPVETYSAILSDIEMPTMSGLELLKEVKSLASFAHIPFVLQTSHTDSDMIRRGIEGGAYYYLTKPLQPKVVCQIINAAILDFGKHQALVSKIENYKSGLDLLQSARFTLKTPEQAKHLAVSLCHLSAQPVKTSMGVYELVQNAIEHGNLGISYQEKGELIKERTFLAEIHRRLEHEDYQNRYVTIDYQIDETQKWLTISDMGAGFDFEQYLEFIPERLLDEHGRGIMMARVNGFQSIEYSNQGRTVRCLLY